From the Salvelinus fontinalis isolate EN_2023a chromosome 21, ASM2944872v1, whole genome shotgun sequence genome, the window CCTATATAAGTTGCAGCATTCCCTGTGACAGAGTGAAACTTAAATTACATCAAATTAAAAGTTGTCCTTAAGGGATGAGAGAAGAATTCAAGTCTGAGCAAGCGAGGCTTGAGGATGAAATGGAAGTGACTTCTCTAATGATGTATCTACATGGAGGAAAGAGGAGATTGCTGTGACTTGTGTTAGTTATAAGAACCTTTTTTCTAAAGATATTTCATGATATGTTTGGTCATATAAAGCTTACAAAGCCCGATATGTTAAACATTCTGAAATATAAGTGGCTTAGTCAGTTAAAACACTTTCATTTATGGAATATAGCGGTAATACAATGCTCTAATCTACAATGTATCACTCGTAGGCTACAATGTATCATACGCCTATTACTACGTATAAACATTACTGTAAACATCTTGGGTAAAGACGGTCTCTCTTTTTTTTTAACAATTAGACCCACATGTAGGGTAAACACACATATTGCCTCACTCATAAAGTGGGCAGGGTATGAATCCTTGGGCGAATAACTTCCGGCTCTATGAATAACAAAGCACAACTCAAACTtctgccttccacaagctcctaCCAATAAGCGCACGGCAATTCTGACGATGACCAATGGCTGCGTCCCTAGACAAATCTGCGCAGACCTTTGAAGGACTGTCCAGTTGAAAAAAAGTATCCTGGAGCTGCAAATGCGGAGAGGGAAAGCAGTGTTTCGTCAATGGAAGACATAAAGAGAAGTTGGTAGAATTTCTATTCAGTTttgaataaatatagtaggctaGGCTACTTATTACAAACGAATATTTGTTGTATCACGCGCAAAGTAATAGGACTTTATAACCACGTTATAAGATATATCTTGGTGAGGTTTGAGTTTGCCATTATTCAGTTCAACGATTGACAAATGAATGGCTCTGATAGTGACTGATCGGAGCTGCAAATTGAATTGGTCATCGACAATTTACGGTAGGATTGGCACAAGAAGAGAAGGCAAGACAAGCAGAAGCGGTAAAATGCAGCCTAAAGACACGGAATATTCAACAGATGGGTTACCCAAAGCATTTTTACAAAGTTTGAGGACACTCTTTGACATCCTTGATGACGGGAAGAGAGGGTATGTGCACATATCGGAGATTGAGAGTCGATGGCAAGGGGCAGATACACATGATTTGCCCGGCGGGGTGCTGGAGTGCCTGAGGCGGGTGGCCCCACCGCATGGTTGCCTGACATTTGAGCGCTTCGTGGCGGGGTTGCGATACTCCATGCTGAACCCGGACAACAACAACCAAATGAAGGGCCAGTCTGCTGTGCACACGGAACACCCGCACTCTAATCAGCACCATCTGCCAGCGCAAAAACCAGCCCcgctctctgcctgctctgtcgGAACTCGGATAGAAAACAAAGTTATTCCACTGGATTCGAGCAACGGGACCAACAATACGCATCACAACCGCGCGTCCTCACTTCAGTGTCGGTCCAGACATGAGGAGGGGAACACTGGATACCCAGTCACCTCTGCCGCAGGTGGCCCCATGCGGTACACCAATGCGGGTTATGAGAGATCAGGCAGAAGTTTGGAACGGATTCCTATTGTGCTCGAAAGCGGTTCGTATCGAGCAGATTCGGCTCGAATGGTGAAGCGAGCGCATCCACAGCAGAGTCGGGTGAGGTCCATAGAGTCCCTTGCGCTCGAGTCACCAAGCCTCCAAAAACCAAGTAAGTTTGAATGTCACTCTTGATTGATTTCACATTGTGATGAATTAAATAAATATCTGAATGAGTATTGAGTGGGTCTGCAGGAGAGATTAATTATCTAAGATCAGGACCagtcatccatctctctctctctcgctgtctctctccattGGGTGTATTTTGTTTCTCAGTAGGGTAAGCGATCAGGAAAGACTCAAGGATGTAAAGCTCATTGATCGTCACTCAGTAATACGAGCAAGTGGGTTGTAAACCGGTCAGGACTATTCTGCTGCCTCAGTCTCATTGACCCAGCTGTGGACATAgagtatgaaacacacacacgagCATTTATCATCGctataccagacacacagacatcctCTCACTAAACCTCTGCAGCACAACAGGTTAAGTTCCAGGTTACAAAATGTTTAGCATCAAACtaaatcagtggtgtaaagtacttaattaaAAATACATTAAAGTATCTACTTAAGTtgctttttggggtatctgtactttacaatttatatttttgactacttttactttactacatttcttaagaaaataatgtactttttactccatacattttccctgacaccaaaagtagtcattacattttgaatgcttagcaagacaggaaaATGGCCCAAATCACacaattatcaagagaacatccctggtcatccctactgtctctgatcctCTGGgcacactaaacacaaatgcttcgtttgtaaattatctctgtgttggagtgtgcccctggctatctgtacattttaaaaacactaaaatggtgccgtctggtttgcttaatataaggaatttgacattatttatacttttacttttaattttgatacttaagaatattttagcaaatacatttacttttgatatttaagtatttttaaaaccaagtacttttagacttttattcaagtagtattatactggctgactttcacttgagtaatTTTGTATTAATGTATCTTTAATTTTACACAAGtaggacaattgggtactttttccaccactggactaAGTGTCAGCTGCCTTCTGAGCTCTTGATGCATGCAGTCTcgcaggttgacatttattgtcatgaatcttgccctggaggcagaactgagtgaaTTCctctagatgggccagctgcaaagtcaatatTGGCTATGTGTGATCCACCGCCTCCATTCGCTCTTATGTAGACTAGTAACATTTgaaattgcttttttttttttttcattggataaaagtagagattcagagctacaaaatggtatttcatacactgcagttgagaaacaatgagaaagtaattctgctttgaaagttgatcaacttgtaaccccacttttgagaaaatgtcccttgaatattttggtacacctactggagaactcgtctttgtctacacctattcagcatcgttcacacacccttaagccttagccccacctaTCTCTTTCAAAACTTCAGGTAAAAATACACTTCATCTAGTACTTGGCctgtatcctaatctgactttgaaagtgtccagataaaaatattttatttatattttataattagcttattagatgatgcttacccagacacttgtctaaattgatgcgTCTTGTGAAAGAAATGCTTTAAATCCACCCCCAACCACATCTAGAAAAGTGGATGGGTCACtgttgtctagacatgtacagtACACATGTTCATGATATACAATAGATGTCCGTAACCACCCCCAGACATACCTGGCTAAcatgatgggtcatgtaatcattcTCTTGCGAAgtagagtcttttgtttagacatgtagccagctagctagctaagcaatgaaccataatcccagcccatagctacagtacaaatggattgtcatagctagccactATGCATGAAATGCTAGAGTATGAATCTGCAGCTAGCTAAAACTAACCAACTAGGGTCAATGTTAGctttctgagatacaaataatattactacacagatcatacacgtaatgttagctagcgagccagaaagctaatgtttgctagctaactaacagtcttttttatttaattgaatctttatttaacttggcaagtcagttaagaacaaattcttatttacaatgacggcctactccgggcaaacccggacgatgctgggccaattgtgcgccgccctggcTAGTGGAAAGATTCCtgtctttttccgtggctaaaccaactaggctcataatctaacaattgtattcatatttacagatggcatacacgtttgttattaaggcacatgaaagtttgcatgtttcagaaggcatttctgtaaaaaaaaaaaagcattttgataaaattaaaatgcctctcctgtgaagtagtgacttctgacatttttttatttaactaggcaagtcagttaagaacaaattcttatttacaaggacggccttcaaacactgggttaactgccttgttcaggggcagaatgacagattttcaccttgtcagctcggggatttgatccagcaacctttcggttactggtgcaatactctaaccactaggctacctgccgccccaaatacgCCTCGATTattgaaacgagtcacatattgtaacaattcatgaaaacaaacatttCCTTTTTGGTCGtaatttaaggttaaggttaggcataaggttagcagtgtggttaaggttaaggttagtgttaggtttaaaatcagattttatgactgtggctgtgccagctagtgaccactatgcagagctgcctccaaggcaagattcatgacaataaatgccaacctgctgCAGTCTCATTCCTGCCTTAGTCATCCATATAAGTTCCAGGCAGTTTGTGGTTATACAGTTTGTTTTTGATTTGTTGATCTTGTCAGGCTGTAATCTAGGGATTACATGTCCTTACTTAAATAGATATAAGAAACAACTTTTCAGTTATAGTCACAATTCTCTTAACCGTTAGGTTACCTGCCGCATCAGCTCCATACCAATTCCACCATGCATTGCACAGTGGAGTGAACACACTGTAAAAAGTGACTATTTGAATTTTTATTTAATTGTGTGTCAACTGGTTACAATTACATGAGTTAGGTTCTCAATTGAAAAAAACTACATTTGTTGAAACCAAATATATGACTCAATGCCAACTGTTATATTTGATTATTAACAAACCTACTGTATGTTTCAAGTTGCAACGTGTTTCTTTAAATACTCAACTTACTAAAAAATATCATAAATGAAAATGATTACAGTATATAAATAACACATTTTAGTTGATTTTTCACTTTGGAATTACCCATCTACATTTCTTCAATTGGGTTACAAGCAGTTACATCAATTTATTGTTAATCAAGATATTAAGTTGGTTCCATAACATGAAATAATGACACTTTCTTTGCATAAGACTTTCAAATTAACTGGTTAAAATAATGTAATCCAATGGTGACCATCTCATTAGTCTACTCATATCCACTCATTTTGCATcatcatgatgatgatgacactttgcttcttgaaagtccaatatcttaaaatcttgactgctgacatgcaaaacattttgggactgtatcaacagtggactaatgaaaaagATACCAAAAGTTTGTTTTTGAGTGGATTTTCCATTTATTAAAAGTCAGTACTGGCAGTCAAcatataataataaaataataaaaacagaaCACATTACCTGGAATGACATTCACTCTCacaggtggccaaaaataacaaACTGAAAGCCACAGACCCAACAGGCCACGCCTACAACTCTTCTGATAGGCTGCTGCCACTACATTGCACGCACTGCTATGCAATGTGAATGTGCATGACGTGTTGAAAACAATTTACAATCTTTCATTCAATAAAATAAATCACATTGATCTGTCAAAGTCGTTATTTGATTTCAGACTAATATAATAGGTTGAAAGAACCAAAGCGTGATTTTGGGTCATACCAATCAGAAAAAGCACTTCAGATGAAGAACTGTACCGTCCTACTTTTTACAGTGCAGGACAAGTACTGTGCAATAGGCTCCATTTTGAGTCAGCTAACTGATTCCCAGCAACGGATCTTTTGATCACATCCTTTCTTTTAGTGTGAAGGTGCCTAATCTGAGCTTGTCATCACAGCCTTGTAACTTCTAATTTGACCTGACCTACACACATGCTAACACCAAACCTAACCCTACACTACACACATACTGCTAGTGTCAGTGTTTATGGACAGCGCTCTTCAATAATTTAGCTGTTTGTTCTCTCCCTCTATGTGAAGATGATAAGACCAGCCACACCGCTGCTGTACATTTTCCAGCCTGGAACCATTGGAACCACTGCCAAATTGCCACATTAGAACAGAGAACCAGAGCCCACAGCTAGGGGCCACAGCTAGGGGTCAATCCTTCCACACTCGCTGGTATTTTACTAATGGGTGAGCTCAGCTAACTAACCACCATTATTTCAAAGCCCTGGTATGCCTTTTAAATCTCTCCGCTCCAGTGAAGAGTGTGTAATTGAGTAATTGGCCTCCAACTTGTCCAGTGTGAGTCACAGATCATGTCTCAAATTCCTCAGGATGCTTAGCCAGAGTTTAGACTGGGGTCTGGACTGCTGCTAACGGGATCATCAGCCCAACCTTTCCTGGTCCTTTCCTGGTGCCCTCATTAGACTGGCCTGTGTTCACCGAGGTCGGGAAAGCCATGGAGAAAATCCTGCTTTGTCACATGCATCACGCAAGCACGCTCACACGCGctttctcacacactcactctctctctctctctctaatggccTTGCTAAATccaagcctgtctgtctgtataactGGGAATGTCTGAAGCTATAACTGTGACATGTCTATGTCCGTGAAGAAGCAGCATGGAGGCCCTGGCTAGCGACTTACGTCAGTGCCACAGAGCCACTCTAGAGGAGCCTGTACATGGGATTGGAAAGTGTGGTGAATGGTGATGTTAACTCCCCCAGCAAACCCGCTGGATTAGCGCAGATTACCACACGCAGGGTAATTGAGGCACGGCAGCTGTGAAATCCTGCCCACCCCCGAAGAAGCGACCATTACCctgcactccctctctctctggcaccctattctctacatagtgcactatatagggaatagagtgacatttgggatgcagtctctTCTTGGGGGATGTCCAAAACCATGGATATAGGTCACGGCTGCCCCTGTGGTACTCAGTGAAGAGGCTGATGTGGTATTGGAGCAGGGTAATGGGCCAGCGGCTGGTGCTGGATTGTGGGCTATGGTTTACAGAGCTACTGACCCCAATGCTTTAGTGTCCTGCCAAGGTTATGCTGAATTAAAGGCATAATAACAATTATCACTCCTCTGGAGCACTGGAAAATAATTCACACACTTTTAAAGGCAGCTTCTGGACAGCATCACTGTGTGGGTGAAATGACATCCATGCTATACGATGCTCTAAACATTAGGAAAGATGTAACATTTTTCATGACTGCAGATCCTGCTGTTCTATCTCTGTGTATCTGAGCAGTGAGTTGTAGGCAGCCAGACAGGCGGAGGAGGCTGTGTGGAAGAggttggacagagagagagagagagagagagagagagcgagcctgTCAGAGCTTGCCTTCCTGACCTGTCTGACTGCAGATTAGCTGTGAGGTGTGAGGAACAACTCACCTCAGGAAAAACTGGCACTggagccagacacacacacacacacaacaggggAGGCGCAGAGTACAGGAGGGACATTCTTTGTCAGCCGTTACAGCTCAAGACAACATGACATCACCTGTGGATGGATGGAGCAATAGAAACTGCTAAAGACATCTCTCAACTGCCTGGAATGTTATTCATTCACAGCACAGCAGAGTTAGAAATGTAGCACAGGCATAGTCAGTGCCATATGTGATAATGTCAATATTTCCATCAACACTGAGTTAATAATAGACAATGCTACAGTATATGTAAAACTATTGTTAGCCTTCTATCCAATCGTTAAAGAGACTCTATAATGAGTGCAAATAAAATGAGCTGAGTCTAGATCAGTTGAGTGTGATCGAATAAGCCTACAGGTTCCCCCGTGGGTCACCATCTTATCTTCAGCTGAGTCTAGATCAGTTGAGTGTGATCGAATAAGCCTACAGGTTCCCCCGTGGGTCACCATCTTATCTTCAGCTGAGCAGCATTCTGCTCTGTTGGGCAGATTCTGACCCTGATATGATGATTTCAATACTAACtttcttgctgtctctctcactgtctcgctctttctcttctctatactctctctcactGACTGGCTCTTTCTCACATGCTCCCTcaacctaacctctcctctgcTGTACAATCAAAATAGTTTTTCATCACAATTTCTTGCTGTTGGAATGGAAAACAGTACATGTACCTGTTGTGTTTGTGTTTAGACCAAATGGGAAATGGCACATCGACAGGGGAAACCATTTCAATCAGCAATGCTGTTATAAGGTGTGCAAATGAGGCTTACATACACTGGTAAACAATATCCTCTTTGGGTGCCAGAGTCCAACTTGAAGACTATCTAGAAACACTAAACTAGGGGCTTTACATATTTCCCCTAACATATTTGGCCACTCTGAACCCCACATACTTCTGCCCTCAAGGAATTATATCCAGTTACCGATTAACAGGATTTCTGGGAGTCATGATACAACATGGAAGAGTATCATGTTTGTTCTGCTCTGTTATCTACTATCACCTGAACTTGCATTTTCTTCTCATCTCCCCCCCAGGCTTGTAATTTGTCCACATTCAATACAACCAGAGTGAAACCTCATCTCTCAGTTGATATTGGTTAGCAGGGAGGTTAGCATCCTCGTGTGGCCACCATAGGCACTGCAGGATGTCTCTcacacaaaatcaaatcaaattgtatttgtcacatgtgccgaatacaataggtgtagaccttacagtgaaatgcttacttacaagcccttaaacaacaatgcagttaagaaaaataaatgttaagaaagtatttactaaaataaactgaagtaaaaaataaataaatagaagaaaaataacaaataattaaagagcaacaataaaatatcagtagcggggctatatacagggggtaccggtacagagtcaatgagcgGTGGCACAGGTtaatcgaggtaattgaggtaatatgtacatgtaggtagaggtaaagtaactatgcatagatattaaacagagagtagcagcagcgtaatgCAAATATGGgacgacaatgcaaatagtccgggtagccatttgattagctgttcaggagtcttagggggtagaagctgttaagaaccgttttggacctagacttggcgatccggtaccgcttgctggaGACTTTGGCAAATTTTAATGGGGTTTctctaacaccgcctggtatagagttcctggatggcagaaagcttggccccagtgatgtactgggccgtacgcactaccctctgtagtgccttgcggtcggaggccgagcagttgccataccagttggtgatgcaactagtcaggatgctctcaatggtgcagctgtagacctttttgaggatctgaggacccatgccaaatcttttcagtctcttgagggggaataggagttgtcgtgccctcttcacaactgtcttggtgtgtttggaccatgatagttcgttggtgatgtggacaccaaggaacttgaagctctcaacctgctccactgcagccccgttgatgagaataggggtgtgctcagtcctcctttacatgtagtccacgatcatctcctttgtcttgatcaggttgagggagaggttgttatcctgtctctgacctcctccctataggctgtctcattgttgtcagtgagacacacacacactcacaagatTTGGGGTGGGTTTGTGGTGATAATGTGTTAGTCTGATGTTATCTCTGGTGATTCTAGGCTGGGAGACACAGTTCAGTTCTatcatacagtggcaagaaaaagtatgtgaaccctttggaattacctggatttctgcataaattggtattaaaatttgatctgatcttcatctaagtcacaacaatagacaaacatagtgtgcttaaactaataacacacacattattgtatttttctgttctatattgaatacatcttttaaacattcacagtgtaggttgggaaaagtatgtgaacccctaggctaatgactttccAAAATCTAATTGGAGTCATGAGTCAGCTAACCAATGAGACGATGTTGGAGATggtggttagagctgccttgcccaaAAAAAAAACTCAAAATATGAGTTTGCTATTCAAACTCAAatttgcctgatgtgaaccatgctttgaacaaaagagatctcagcaGACCTAAGataaagaattgttgacttgcataatcaaatcaaatttatttataaagcccttcttacatcaactgatatctcaaagtgatgtacagaaacccagcctaaaaccccaaacagcaagcaatgcaggtgtagaagtacaTAAAGCTGGAAAAGGTTACAAAGGTATCTCTAAAAGTCtagatgttcatcagtccacgttAAGACAAATTGTATagaaatggagaaagttcagcactgttg encodes:
- the LOC129818436 gene encoding suppressor APC domain-containing protein 2-like isoform X2 yields the protein MALIVTDRSCKLNWSSTIYGRIGTRREGKTSRSGKMQPKDTEYSTDGLPKAFLQSLRTLFDILDDGKRGYVHISEIESRWQGADTHDLPGGVLECLRRVAPPHGCLTFERFVAGLRYSMLNPDNNNQMKGQSAVHTEHPHSNQHHLPAQKPAPLSACSVGTRIENKVIPLDSSNGTNNTHHNRASSLQCRSRHEEGNTGYPVTSAAGGPMRYTNAGYERSGRSLERIPIVLESGSYRADSARMVKRAHPQQSRVRSIESLALESPSLQKPSIVDAGLPRSQSESATGFTASRRHGRSRDEQRRHTITNGVGYGMLKQMKELEQEKDSLLAGLDVVERAREWYQTQIHNVTERQRHVGQSNHCTDFFTESQNQSRMDVLLPKLQEANRCLNDLISCSGMAFPFSGTQPTAISSSSQPPAPAPPQAIQRLKDQNRLLTQEVTDKSERITQLEQEKSALIKQLFEARARSTHDSSTMDSTFI
- the LOC129818436 gene encoding suppressor APC domain-containing protein 2-like isoform X1 — protein: MALIVTDRSCKLNWSSTIYGRIGTRREGKTSRSGKMQPKDTEYSTDGLPKAFLQSLRTLFDILDDGKRGYVHISEIESRWQGADTHDLPGGVLECLRRVAPPHGCLTFERFVAGLRYSMLNPDNNNQMKGQSAVHTEHPHSNQHHLPAQKPAPLSACSVGTRIENKVIPLDSSNGTNNTHHNRASSLQCRSRHEEGNTGYPVTSAAGGPMRYTNAGYERSGRSLERIPIVLESGSYRADSARMVKRAHPQQSRVRSIESLALESPSLQKPSIVDAGLPRSQSESATGFTASRRHGRSRDEQRRHTITNGVGYGMLKQMKELEQEKDSLLAGLDVVERAREWYQTQIHNVTERQRHVGQSNHCTDFFTESQNQSRMDVLLPKLQEANRCLNDLISCSGMQAFPFSGTQPTAISSSSQPPAPAPPQAIQRLKDQNRLLTQEVTDKSERITQLEQEKSALIKQLFEARARSTHDSSTMDSTFI